The Shewanella zhangzhouensis genome has a window encoding:
- the prlC gene encoding oligopeptidase A, whose translation MTNPLLAANALPPFSAIKPEHIQPAVEQAIDHCRAEITRVLERGDFSWQGLVAPLEEADDRLSKLWSPVSHMNSVLSTEAWRAAHDACLPLLSEYGTFVGQHQGLYQAYKTLKSSDEFKGLSKAQQQVIDHALRDFELSGIGLNDDKKARYGEIVKRLSELSSSFSNQVLDATHAWQKVITDENELQGLPESALAAARAMAEEKGEQGYLFTLDFPSYLPVMMYSENRELRQECYTAFVTRASDQGPNAGEFDNGPLMEELLALRHELATLLGFESFAHKSLATKMAETPAQVISFLNELALHSRPQAKQELDELKAFAAKEYGQTDLKAWDLSFYAEKLKQHRYEISQEELRPYFPENKVLSGLFHTVERLFGMKIVEQQDFDRWHKDVRFFHIMDSEGEHRGSFYLDLYARSGKRGGAWMDECRVRRQTPDGLQKPVAYLTCNFNGPVGNKPALFTHDEVVTLFHEFGHGIHHMLTKVEVGGVSGINGVPWDAVELPSQFLENWCWEEAALGEISGHYETGEPLPKAMLDKMLAAKNFQSAMMMVRQLEFSLFDFRLHLEYSGEDGARIQETLDEVRQQVAVVIPPSFNRFQHSFSHIFAGGYAAGYYSYKWAEVLSADAFSRFEAEGIFNPDTGRDFLAHILEMGGSEEPMELFRRFMGREPNTDALLRHSGIQH comes from the coding sequence ATGACCAATCCACTGCTTGCGGCCAACGCGCTGCCCCCCTTTTCGGCCATCAAGCCAGAGCACATTCAGCCCGCGGTCGAGCAGGCCATCGACCACTGCCGGGCTGAAATTACACGGGTACTGGAACGTGGCGATTTCAGCTGGCAGGGATTGGTTGCGCCGCTGGAGGAAGCAGACGATCGCCTCAGCAAACTTTGGTCACCGGTATCGCACATGAATTCCGTACTCAGTACGGAAGCATGGCGTGCCGCCCACGATGCCTGTCTGCCACTGCTTTCTGAATATGGCACCTTTGTTGGCCAGCATCAGGGGCTGTACCAGGCCTATAAAACCCTTAAAAGCTCCGATGAATTTAAGGGCCTGTCCAAGGCGCAGCAACAGGTGATTGACCATGCCCTGCGAGACTTTGAGCTCTCGGGTATCGGTTTGAATGACGACAAAAAGGCCCGTTACGGCGAAATAGTAAAGCGCCTGTCGGAACTGTCCAGCAGCTTCTCCAATCAGGTGTTGGATGCCACCCACGCCTGGCAGAAAGTCATTACTGATGAGAATGAGCTGCAGGGCCTGCCCGAGTCGGCTCTGGCGGCAGCCCGCGCCATGGCAGAAGAGAAAGGCGAGCAGGGGTATCTGTTCACCCTCGACTTCCCATCTTATTTGCCTGTGATGATGTACAGCGAAAACCGTGAACTGCGCCAGGAGTGCTACACCGCCTTCGTCACCCGCGCCTCGGATCAGGGCCCCAATGCCGGCGAGTTTGACAACGGCCCGCTGATGGAAGAGCTGCTGGCGCTGCGTCACGAGCTGGCCACCCTGCTCGGCTTCGAAAGCTTTGCCCACAAGTCGCTGGCCACCAAGATGGCCGAGACACCGGCTCAGGTCATCAGCTTCCTGAACGAGCTGGCGCTGCACTCCCGTCCCCAGGCCAAGCAGGAGCTGGATGAGCTCAAGGCCTTCGCCGCCAAAGAGTATGGCCAAACCGATCTCAAGGCCTGGGATTTAAGCTTTTACGCCGAAAAACTCAAACAACACAGATATGAAATTTCCCAGGAAGAGCTGCGGCCCTATTTCCCTGAAAACAAGGTATTGAGCGGCCTATTCCACACGGTAGAGCGTCTGTTTGGCATGAAAATCGTCGAGCAGCAGGATTTTGATCGCTGGCATAAAGACGTGCGTTTCTTCCACATTATGGACAGCGAAGGGGAGCACAGAGGCAGCTTCTATCTGGATCTCTACGCCCGCAGCGGTAAACGTGGTGGCGCCTGGATGGACGAGTGCCGGGTTCGTCGTCAAACCCCCGATGGGCTGCAAAAGCCCGTGGCTTACCTCACCTGTAACTTCAATGGTCCCGTGGGCAACAAGCCGGCACTCTTTACCCATGATGAGGTGGTTACCCTGTTCCATGAGTTTGGCCATGGCATCCACCATATGCTGACCAAGGTAGAAGTGGGTGGCGTATCCGGCATCAATGGTGTGCCCTGGGATGCCGTGGAGCTGCCAAGCCAGTTCCTCGAAAACTGGTGCTGGGAAGAAGCAGCCCTCGGCGAAATCTCCGGCCACTATGAAACCGGCGAGCCGCTGCCCAAGGCCATGCTGGACAAGATGCTGGCGGCCAAAAACTTCCAGTCCGCCATGATGATGGTGCGCCAGCTGGAATTTTCACTGTTCGATTTCCGCCTGCATCTGGAATACAGCGGCGAAGACGGTGCCCGCATCCAGGAAACCCTGGACGAAGTGCGTCAGCAGGTGGCCGTGGTGATCCCCCCCAGCTTTAACCGCTTCCAGCACAGCTTCTCGCATATTTTTGCCGGGGGATATGCCGCAGGTTACTACAGCTACAAGTGGGCCGAGGTCCTGTCGGCCGATGCCTTCTCACGCTTTGAGGCCGAAGGTATCTTTAACCCGGATACCGGCCGTGATTTCCTCGCCCATATCCTCGAGATGGGTGGCAGCGAAGAACCCATGGAACTGTTCCGCCGCTTTATGGGTCGCGAGCCCAACACAGATGCGCTGCTGCGCCACAGCGGTATTCAGCACTGA
- a CDS encoding thioesterase family protein: protein MNLYFRLIWLFLWRVRHCRSIGFLDTSLIEYRALPSDCDINMHLTNSRYPAFMDLARTYMLAEMGLLKRFLKLKWMPIVNAAEFTYIRDIKPLQKFTIESRVVGWDEKYFYIDQRFVSERGLHCIVHVRGVFVCNRKQVPISELVREAGYEGETPELSPEVQKWKAFLQLKKERNS, encoded by the coding sequence ATGAACCTGTATTTCAGACTTATCTGGTTGTTTTTATGGCGTGTTCGCCACTGCCGCTCCATTGGTTTTCTCGACACCAGCCTCATTGAGTATCGCGCCCTGCCGTCAGACTGCGACATCAATATGCACCTGACCAACAGTCGTTATCCGGCCTTTATGGATCTGGCCCGCACCTACATGCTGGCGGAAATGGGCCTGCTGAAGCGTTTCCTCAAGCTCAAGTGGATGCCCATAGTCAACGCCGCCGAATTCACCTATATCCGCGACATCAAGCCACTGCAAAAATTCACCATCGAGAGCCGGGTAGTCGGTTGGGACGAAAAATATTTTTATATTGATCAACGCTTTGTCAGCGAGCGAGGCCTGCACTGCATAGTGCATGTGCGCGGGGTATTCGTGTGTAACCGCAAGCAGGTGCCCATCAGTGAGCTGGTGCGGGAAGCGGGCTATGAAGGCGAAACGCCCGAATTGTCGCCTGAAGTGCAAAAATGGAAAGCCTTTTTACAGCTCAAGAAAGAGCGTAACAGCTAA
- a CDS encoding glutathione S-transferase family protein gives MELFYHPLSRYSQKVLLGLYEKQVNFYPRVTELRDPIQRQAFSKIYPPCKLPLLKCADGSLVPESTIIIEYLDQHIPGGSRLLPRDSAECLRVRLWDRIIDNDVSNQLYLLEQQLGMAPEHRNELAMAQVRQRLVQVLASIDDELADSHWLVGDGFTLADCALVPCLEPAFELMSLLDLENLCRYRQQAKLRGAWELVAEEAQLAAAEEVTGLKLIP, from the coding sequence ATGGAGCTCTTTTACCATCCGTTGTCGCGATATTCCCAAAAGGTTCTGCTTGGATTGTATGAAAAGCAGGTCAACTTTTATCCCCGGGTAACAGAGCTCAGGGATCCCATTCAACGTCAGGCATTCAGCAAGATTTACCCTCCCTGCAAGCTGCCACTGCTCAAGTGCGCCGATGGCAGTCTGGTGCCTGAATCCACCATCATCATCGAATATCTGGACCAACATATCCCCGGAGGCTCGCGGTTGCTGCCAAGAGACAGCGCCGAGTGCCTGCGGGTACGCTTATGGGACAGGATTATCGACAACGACGTCAGCAATCAGTTGTATTTGCTGGAGCAGCAATTGGGCATGGCGCCTGAACACCGTAATGAGCTGGCCATGGCGCAGGTCAGGCAGCGCTTGGTGCAGGTATTGGCCAGCATTGATGATGAACTGGCCGATTCCCATTGGCTGGTGGGGGATGGCTTTACCCTGGCGGACTGCGCCCTGGTGCCCTGCCTCGAACCCGCGTTTGAACTCATGTCCTTACTGGATTTGGAAAACCTTTGTCGTTACCGCCAGCAGGCCAAGCTCAGAGGTGCATGGGAGCTGGTGGCCGAGGAGGCACAGCTCGCCGCCGCCGAAGAAGTTACCGGGCTTAAACTCATCCCTTAG
- a CDS encoding LysR family transcriptional regulator: MDASQLYRMLVFASVVEQGSLTMAAEVLGISRSMVSQHLKKLEERLGCELLHRTTRRISLTEDGREFFHYCGELLQLARQAEAVTRPADEHLHGSLRVTAPVGLGEHTLLPLLGDFHRRYPNIRLTLMLEDSKLNLLEHQIDVAIQAGWPEDSEFRAIKLGSFDEQLVASPEYVAAHGKPLHPDNLQHHQWLAHASSHLPKTLTLHNGQGEEFRVRITPFISCNSTNGLIALALQGLGVVILPDNLVTEHLASGALALLLPDYHLREGGVYALHPYKENTPPRVRVFLDFLKERLIQSR, encoded by the coding sequence ATGGACGCTTCACAATTGTATCGCATGTTGGTGTTTGCTTCGGTTGTAGAGCAAGGGTCACTGACGATGGCCGCGGAAGTGTTGGGGATCAGCCGCTCCATGGTGAGCCAGCACCTGAAAAAGCTGGAAGAGCGTTTGGGTTGCGAGCTGCTTCACCGCACCACCCGGCGTATCAGCCTAACCGAAGATGGGCGGGAATTTTTCCATTATTGCGGCGAGCTGTTGCAGCTGGCAAGGCAGGCCGAGGCCGTGACACGCCCGGCGGATGAGCATCTTCACGGTAGCCTTCGGGTGACTGCGCCGGTTGGCCTGGGTGAACACACGCTGCTGCCCCTTCTCGGCGACTTTCATCGCCGTTATCCCAACATTCGCCTCACACTGATGCTTGAGGACAGCAAGCTGAACCTGCTTGAACATCAAATTGACGTGGCCATTCAGGCCGGTTGGCCGGAGGATTCCGAATTCAGGGCCATTAAGCTTGGCAGTTTTGATGAGCAGTTGGTGGCCAGCCCCGAATACGTGGCGGCTCATGGAAAACCGTTACACCCAGACAACTTACAGCATCATCAATGGTTGGCCCATGCATCAAGCCATCTGCCCAAAACCTTGACGCTGCACAATGGTCAGGGTGAAGAGTTTCGGGTCAGGATCACCCCTTTTATCAGTTGCAACAGCACCAATGGCCTGATTGCCCTGGCGCTGCAGGGGCTGGGGGTGGTGATACTGCCGGATAATCTGGTGACTGAGCATTTGGCGTCAGGGGCACTGGCACTGCTTTTGCCTGACTATCATTTGCGCGAAGGCGGTGTATATGCCCTGCATCCCTACAAGGAAAACACGCCCCCGAGGGTGCGGGTATTTCTCGACTTTCTCAAGGAGCGCTTGATCCAATCCCGCTAA
- a CDS encoding NAD(P)H-binding protein → MILILGASGELATLTANALKTLGNTETVRLGSRSPDKLDPALGHAVFADYDQPDSLDAAMAGADKVLFISGNTPNDIRLGQHLRVIAAAKKAGVAQLVYTSFQSPSLDSAFSFGASHAATEAAISVAAIPATVVRNAFYAELQLMGLGHTLETGVLTHAAAEGRFAPVSKQDLAEALARILMTDGHTGKTYELTGPELLSYADIAALLGQLSGKAISTHLISAEAQIDGLLKMGLPAFLATALGGASRAIAAGEYDKRSDDLALLLGRAPTGLAAVIKGALKPN, encoded by the coding sequence ATGATCCTGATACTCGGCGCCAGTGGTGAACTGGCTACCCTTACTGCCAATGCCCTGAAAACTCTTGGTAATACCGAAACTGTACGACTGGGCAGCCGCTCACCGGACAAACTGGACCCAGCACTCGGCCATGCCGTGTTTGCCGACTATGACCAGCCAGATTCACTGGATGCGGCCATGGCGGGAGCAGACAAGGTGCTGTTTATTTCCGGTAATACACCGAACGATATCAGACTCGGTCAACATTTGCGGGTTATCGCCGCAGCCAAAAAGGCCGGGGTTGCCCAGCTGGTATACACCAGTTTTCAATCACCCTCACTGGACAGCGCCTTCAGTTTTGGCGCAAGCCACGCCGCCACCGAGGCAGCCATCAGCGTGGCAGCCATTCCCGCCACTGTGGTGCGCAACGCCTTTTATGCAGAGCTGCAACTCATGGGCCTGGGCCACACACTGGAAACGGGCGTACTGACCCATGCCGCTGCGGAGGGACGCTTTGCCCCCGTGAGCAAACAGGATCTTGCCGAGGCGCTGGCGCGAATTTTGATGACCGATGGCCACACGGGCAAGACCTATGAACTGACCGGCCCTGAACTCCTGTCCTATGCCGATATCGCCGCCCTGCTTGGACAGCTCAGTGGCAAAGCCATCAGCACCCACCTTATCTCGGCCGAAGCCCAAATCGATGGGCTGCTGAAAATGGGATTACCGGCATTTTTAGCCACGGCACTCGGCGGCGCCAGTCGGGCCATTGCCGCAGGGGAATACGATAAACGCAGCGATGATTTAGCCCTGCTGCTTGGCCGCGCACCCACTGGTTTGGCTGCCGTCATCAAAGGAGCGTTGAAGCCAAACTGA
- a CDS encoding DNA-3-methyladenine glycosylase I, with translation MKIESFASIYQRAAERKGGADALEALLPQSLSADEYQEYSDDRLLSAMSKQIFQSGFVWKVVDAKWSAYETAFFGFDPLKVLLMSPEQLTARASDPALIRHAKKTQAIYDNALMIKDIAAEHGSLARYIALWPGEEITSLWQVLRKRGARLGGNTGPYFLRATGKDTFLLTSDVEGYLRATGLVDAGMATQKGLTQAQAAFNHWQAESGRTLAQISRIISCGVGDNRI, from the coding sequence ATGAAAATCGAATCCTTTGCCAGTATTTATCAGCGCGCCGCCGAGCGCAAAGGCGGCGCCGATGCGCTGGAAGCCCTGCTGCCGCAGTCGTTGTCGGCCGACGAATATCAGGAGTATTCCGATGACCGCCTGCTGTCGGCCATGAGCAAACAGATATTTCAGAGTGGCTTTGTGTGGAAGGTAGTCGATGCCAAGTGGTCGGCCTATGAAACCGCGTTCTTTGGCTTCGATCCGCTTAAAGTGCTGCTGATGTCACCGGAGCAGCTCACCGCACGCGCAAGCGATCCAGCCCTTATCCGCCATGCCAAAAAGACCCAGGCCATTTATGACAATGCCCTGATGATAAAAGACATTGCCGCAGAACATGGCAGTTTGGCGCGTTACATTGCTCTCTGGCCCGGGGAAGAGATCACCTCGCTGTGGCAGGTGCTCAGGAAGCGTGGTGCGCGGCTTGGGGGCAACACAGGCCCCTACTTCCTGCGCGCCACAGGGAAAGACACCTTCCTACTGACCTCAGATGTTGAAGGTTATCTGAGGGCAACAGGCCTGGTGGATGCCGGGATGGCCACTCAAAAGGGGCTGACCCAGGCTCAGGCCGCCTTTAACCACTGGCAGGCTGAATCGGGCCGGACGCTGGCACAAATCAGCCGCATTATTTCCTGTGGTGTGGGTGACAACCGGATTTAA
- a CDS encoding TorF family putative porin, which yields MAQEAKVFGGTLGGKLTIASDYVFRGESETMDGDVPAIQGTLSWSNDAGWYAGFFGSNIKFADPNLEVVTGPFIGKAGAFGDSGFTYDVMVFSYLYPGASYSNYTELWMKVGKQFGQLNMQLEVTPTLDDWFGVAGWQGVNYAIHPSYSLDNGVQLSGSVGYQDLDGEGAEGWGHWNLGVSKTWAGYTLDLRYHGSTVGSDHKVYGTQTEIFDDRFVVGISKAF from the coding sequence ATGGCACAGGAAGCCAAGGTATTCGGCGGCACCCTGGGGGGCAAACTGACCATCGCCAGCGACTACGTATTCCGTGGCGAATCGGAAACCATGGACGGCGACGTGCCTGCCATTCAGGGCACCCTGAGCTGGAGCAATGATGCCGGCTGGTATGCCGGTTTCTTCGGCTCCAATATCAAGTTTGCCGATCCGAATCTGGAAGTGGTGACAGGGCCCTTTATCGGCAAGGCCGGTGCATTTGGCGATTCAGGTTTCACCTATGATGTGATGGTGTTTTCCTACCTGTATCCCGGCGCCTCCTACAGTAATTACACCGAGTTGTGGATGAAAGTCGGCAAACAGTTCGGCCAGCTGAACATGCAGCTGGAAGTCACCCCCACCCTTGATGACTGGTTTGGTGTCGCCGGTTGGCAAGGGGTTAACTATGCCATTCACCCAAGCTATTCCTTGGACAACGGTGTTCAGCTGTCAGGCTCTGTTGGGTATCAGGACCTGGACGGTGAAGGTGCCGAGGGCTGGGGTCACTGGAACCTGGGCGTCTCCAAAACCTGGGCCGGCTATACCCTGGACCTGAGATACCACGGCAGCACTGTGGGCTCAGATCACAAGGTTTACGGTACCCAAACCGAGATTTTTGACGATCGTTTTGTGGTTGGGATCAGTAAAGCGTTTTAA
- a CDS encoding efflux RND transporter periplasmic adaptor subunit, with translation MRQMLKIASAIGMVLWVSACQEDAQQAANQQQMPPMEVGTVQVTAAPQNIMVELPGRSRAFLEAEVRPQVSGIIMERNFVEGREVKEGQSLYKIDDATYKATLESAKADLASAQASLASAKARAARYEKLVKTNAISKQDFDEADAAYKEALARVKVAEAQLHTANINLNYTEVQAPISGRIGKSSVTPGALVTANQGQILATIQQLDPINVDITQSSAQLLALKSKLKAGKLQAADNAEVQLVLEDGTTYEHKGKLQFAEVSVDENTGSVILRAEFPNPDNVLLPGMYVRAMLNTGVDPNAILVPQKAITRNTRGEAVAMVVNAENKVEARTVTTAEVINHQWRITSGLNAGDKLIVEGLQKIRPGAPVTATAAQAK, from the coding sequence ATGCGGCAAATGTTAAAAATTGCCTCGGCCATAGGCATGGTCTTGTGGGTCAGTGCCTGCCAGGAAGATGCTCAGCAAGCTGCCAATCAGCAGCAAATGCCCCCCATGGAAGTCGGCACAGTGCAGGTCACTGCTGCACCCCAGAACATCATGGTTGAACTGCCCGGCCGCAGCCGCGCTTTCCTCGAAGCCGAGGTTCGCCCCCAGGTTTCCGGCATCATCATGGAGCGTAACTTCGTTGAAGGGCGTGAAGTGAAAGAAGGTCAGTCACTCTACAAAATCGATGACGCCACCTATAAGGCCACCCTCGAAAGCGCCAAGGCCGACCTCGCCAGCGCGCAGGCTTCATTGGCCAGCGCCAAGGCCCGCGCCGCCCGCTACGAAAAATTGGTGAAAACCAATGCCATTTCCAAGCAGGACTTTGACGAAGCCGATGCTGCCTACAAGGAAGCGCTGGCCCGGGTGAAGGTGGCCGAGGCCCAGCTACATACCGCCAATATCAATCTGAATTACACCGAAGTGCAGGCCCCGATTTCTGGCCGCATCGGAAAATCGTCCGTAACGCCAGGCGCGCTGGTCACCGCTAATCAGGGGCAGATACTGGCCACCATTCAGCAGCTGGATCCCATTAATGTGGATATCACCCAATCCAGCGCCCAGCTGCTGGCCCTCAAGTCCAAGCTAAAAGCCGGTAAGCTGCAGGCGGCCGATAACGCCGAAGTGCAACTGGTACTCGAAGATGGCACCACCTACGAGCACAAGGGCAAGCTGCAATTTGCCGAAGTGAGCGTGGATGAAAACACGGGTTCTGTGATTCTGCGAGCCGAATTCCCCAACCCAGACAACGTGTTGCTGCCGGGTATGTATGTACGCGCCATGCTGAACACAGGGGTGGATCCCAACGCCATTCTGGTGCCGCAAAAGGCCATTACCCGCAACACCCGCGGTGAAGCCGTGGCCATGGTGGTGAACGCCGAAAACAAGGTTGAGGCCCGTACCGTGACCACAGCGGAGGTTATCAATCATCAGTGGCGTATTACGTCAGGGCTGAATGCCGGCGATAAATTGATTGTTGAAGGGCTGCAGAAAATACGCCCCGGTGCACCGGTCACTGCCACCGCGGCGCAGGCCAAGTAA
- a CDS encoding efflux RND transporter permease subunit: MARFFIDRPIFAWVIAILVMLAGVLAIKSLPVSQYPNIAPPTVVISANYPGASAKTLEDSVTQVIEQRMTGLDHLRYINSTSDGFGNAEITLTFNAEADADIAQVQVQNKLQSAMPLLPQEVQAQGVRVNKSTSGFLMVLGFVSEDGSLTKNDIADYVGSNVQDPLSRVAGVGEITLFGAPYAMRIWLDPLKLTQYSLTTQDVIAAIREQNAQVSAGQLGGAPAVLGQELNATVSAQSRLETPEEFRKIILKSDTSGAKVFLGDVARVELGAESYVVESFYNGRPAAGIAISLATGANALDTATRVREKIAEMKPFFPAGLEVVYPYDTTPFVKQSIEGVVHTLLEAVVLVFVIMYLFLQNFRATLIPTIAVPVVLLGTFAILSAFGFSINTLTMFAMVLAIGLLVDDAIVVVENVERVMQEEGLGPVEATRKSMDQITGALVGIGLTLSAVFVPMAFMSGSTGVIYRQFSITIVSAMALSVLVALILTPALCATMLKPLKPGHAHGQHGFFGWFNRSFEKMTSRYEGSVAAILKRSARVMAIYLALVVATGWIFMRMPTAFLPDEDQGILFAQVILPTNSSQESTVKVLEKMDKFFREEEKDNVNSVFSVAGFSFAGMGQNMGIAFVGMKDWAVREGAGQDVFSLQGRAMMAFSQIKEAFVFAFAPPAVIELGTANGFDFYLQDKNGQGHAKLLEARNQLLGMAAQNPNLVGVRPNGQEDAPMYQLDIDHAKLRALGVDISSVNSAIATAWGGSYVNDFIDRGRVKKVYVQGDAEYRMQPEDLNTWYVRNAKGEMVPFSAFATGRWDFGSPRLERFNGLPAMNIQGATAPGYSTGDAMNDIEKIVEQLPPGFGVEWNGLSYEERLSGNQAPALYALSILVVFLVLAALYESWSVPFAVVLVVPLGIIGALLAMNGRGLSNDVFFQVGLLTTVGLATKNAILIVEFAKEYYEKGAGLIEATLHAVRVRLRPILMTSLAFGLGVVPLAISTGVGSGAQNAIGTGVLGGMMSSTFLGIFFVPLFFVIVERIFSKREKKAQSGAEAGKH; encoded by the coding sequence ATGGCACGTTTCTTTATTGATCGACCCATTTTTGCATGGGTGATCGCGATTTTGGTGATGCTGGCAGGGGTATTGGCTATCAAAAGCCTGCCCGTGTCCCAGTACCCGAACATCGCACCACCCACTGTGGTGATCTCCGCCAACTACCCAGGCGCCTCCGCCAAGACGCTGGAAGACTCGGTCACCCAGGTGATTGAGCAGCGCATGACGGGCTTGGATCACCTGCGTTATATAAATTCCACCAGTGATGGTTTCGGTAACGCCGAAATCACCCTGACCTTTAATGCCGAGGCCGATGCCGACATCGCCCAGGTACAGGTTCAGAACAAACTGCAATCGGCTATGCCTCTGCTGCCGCAGGAAGTTCAGGCGCAGGGTGTCAGGGTGAACAAGTCCACCTCGGGCTTTTTGATGGTACTGGGCTTTGTGTCGGAAGATGGCAGCCTGACCAAAAACGATATCGCCGACTATGTGGGCTCCAATGTTCAGGACCCCTTAAGCCGGGTTGCCGGTGTGGGTGAAATTACCCTGTTCGGTGCGCCTTACGCCATGCGTATATGGCTGGACCCACTGAAACTGACCCAATACAGCCTGACCACGCAGGACGTGATTGCAGCGATTCGCGAGCAAAACGCCCAGGTGTCAGCAGGTCAGCTCGGTGGTGCGCCTGCGGTACTGGGCCAGGAGCTGAACGCTACAGTATCGGCCCAGAGCCGTCTGGAGACCCCGGAAGAGTTCCGCAAGATTATTCTCAAGTCAGATACCAGCGGTGCCAAGGTGTTCCTCGGCGACGTAGCCAGGGTTGAGCTGGGCGCCGAAAGCTATGTGGTGGAGTCGTTCTACAACGGCCGCCCGGCTGCCGGTATCGCCATCAGCCTGGCAACGGGAGCCAACGCCCTGGATACCGCGACCCGGGTGCGGGAAAAAATCGCCGAAATGAAGCCCTTCTTCCCGGCGGGCCTCGAGGTGGTTTATCCCTACGACACCACGCCCTTCGTTAAACAATCCATCGAAGGCGTAGTGCACACCCTGCTGGAAGCCGTGGTACTGGTATTTGTGATTATGTACCTGTTCCTGCAGAACTTCCGCGCAACCCTTATCCCGACGATTGCCGTGCCTGTGGTACTGCTGGGTACTTTCGCCATTCTGTCGGCCTTTGGTTTCTCCATTAACACCCTGACCATGTTCGCCATGGTGCTGGCCATCGGTCTCTTGGTAGACGATGCCATCGTGGTGGTGGAAAACGTTGAACGTGTGATGCAGGAAGAAGGTCTGGGGCCGGTTGAAGCCACCCGCAAGTCCATGGATCAGATCACCGGCGCCCTGGTGGGTATCGGTCTGACCCTGTCGGCGGTATTCGTGCCCATGGCCTTTATGTCAGGTTCAACCGGGGTGATTTACCGTCAGTTCTCCATCACTATCGTGTCGGCCATGGCGCTGTCGGTACTGGTGGCCCTGATCCTGACGCCCGCCCTGTGCGCCACCATGCTCAAGCCTCTCAAGCCAGGCCATGCCCATGGTCAGCACGGCTTCTTTGGCTGGTTCAACCGCAGTTTTGAAAAGATGACCTCGCGCTACGAGGGCAGCGTTGCCGCAATCCTCAAGCGCTCAGCCAGGGTGATGGCGATATATCTGGCATTGGTGGTCGCGACCGGCTGGATCTTTATGCGTATGCCCACTGCGTTCCTGCCCGATGAAGACCAGGGCATCCTCTTTGCCCAGGTGATCCTGCCCACCAACTCCAGCCAGGAGTCCACGGTGAAGGTGCTGGAAAAGATGGACAAGTTCTTCCGCGAAGAGGAAAAGGACAACGTGAACTCTGTGTTCTCGGTGGCCGGCTTCTCCTTTGCGGGCATGGGTCAGAACATGGGTATTGCCTTCGTTGGCATGAAAGATTGGGCCGTGCGTGAAGGCGCGGGGCAGGACGTGTTCTCGTTGCAGGGTCGTGCCATGATGGCCTTCTCCCAGATTAAAGAAGCCTTCGTGTTTGCCTTTGCGCCACCGGCAGTGATTGAACTCGGTACCGCCAACGGTTTCGACTTCTACCTGCAGGACAAGAATGGCCAGGGTCACGCCAAGCTGCTGGAGGCCCGTAACCAACTGCTGGGCATGGCGGCACAAAATCCCAACCTGGTGGGCGTGCGCCCCAACGGTCAGGAAGATGCGCCCATGTACCAGCTGGATATCGACCATGCTAAACTGCGCGCTCTGGGTGTGGATATCTCCTCGGTGAACAGTGCCATCGCCACCGCCTGGGGCGGCAGCTATGTGAACGACTTTATCGACCGTGGACGGGTGAAGAAGGTGTATGTACAGGGCGATGCCGAGTACCGGATGCAGCCTGAAGACCTGAACACCTGGTATGTACGTAACGCCAAGGGCGAAATGGTGCCCTTCTCGGCCTTCGCCACCGGCCGCTGGGACTTTGGCTCACCACGTCTGGAGCGCTTCAACGGCTTGCCCGCCATGAATATCCAGGGCGCCACCGCCCCTGGCTACAGCACGGGTGATGCCATGAATGACATCGAAAAGATTGTCGAGCAGTTGCCACCGGGCTTTGGTGTCGAGTGGAACGGCCTGTCCTATGAAGAGCGACTCTCAGGCAACCAGGCTCCGGCCCTCTATGCCCTGTCGATTCTGGTCGTGTTCCTGGTACTTGCGGCCCTCTATGAGAGCTGGTCAGTGCCCTTTGCCGTGGTGCTGGTTGTGCCGCTGGGGATCATCGGTGCCCTGCTGGCCATGAATGGACGCGGTCTGTCCAACGACGTGTTCTTCCAGGTTGGCCTCTTGACCACTGTGGGTCTGGCCACCAAGAACGCCATTCTTATCGTGGAATTCGCCAAAGAATACTATGAGAAGGGTGCGGGTCTGATTGAGGCCACGCTGCACGCAGTAAGAGTGCGTTTGCGCCCCATTCTGATGACCTCGCTGGCCTTTGGTCTGGGGGTTGTACCACTGGCCATTTCCACCGGTGTGGGGTCGGGTGCCCAGAACGCCATCGGTACCGGTGTGCTCGGCGGTATGATGAGTTCGACCTTCCTTGGTATCTTCTTCGTGCCGCTGTTCTTTGTGATTGTTGAGCGTATCTTCAGCAAGCGCGAGAAAAAGGCACAATCCGGTGCGGAGGCTGGCAAACACTGA